Proteins from one Mycobacterium sp. EPa45 genomic window:
- a CDS encoding acyl-CoA synthetase: MPEWTIGAVLDAIAEVIPDRPMTICGERTSTFADSADRTRRLANFLAGKGFGAQRERADLENWECGQDRVALIMHNDLYPDMVIGCLKGRVVPVNVNHHYTPREVAELLAYVKPRAVIYHRSLGAKFADVLPPDSAELLISIEDGSDEAALPGAIDLEDALAQGDRDQDIEPSPDDVLMICTGGTTGRPKGVMWRQADTYAVSMNGADHESVTDIHDKLGTPGAPWFAVSPLMHAAGMWTAFAAVLNGQTVVLYDSPKFDPQHVLSTAQRHKVGMMTMVGDAYAAPLVDELRRGDYDLSSLFALATGGAATNLKHQHALLELLPNIILINGYGSSETGNVGFGRSMRGDHKDTFELREGALVLAEDYSRFLDAGEDQVGWVARAGRIPLGYFDDADATRKTFPEVDGARVVISGDRGSLAPDGTLRLLGRDSLVVNTGGEKVFVEEVEEVLRAHPAVTDALVVGRPSERWGSEIVALIALRNDVDPEVLHEHCTEQLARYKAPKEFIVVEQVKRLGNGKADYRWAKQIADSKVSLP; encoded by the coding sequence GTGCCCGAATGGACGATCGGCGCCGTCCTGGACGCCATCGCCGAGGTCATCCCCGATCGGCCCATGACGATCTGCGGCGAGCGCACCAGCACCTTCGCCGATTCGGCTGATCGGACGCGGCGGCTGGCGAACTTTCTGGCGGGCAAGGGCTTCGGCGCGCAGCGCGAACGGGCCGACCTCGAGAACTGGGAGTGTGGCCAGGACCGGGTTGCGTTGATCATGCACAACGACCTGTATCCGGACATGGTGATCGGTTGTCTCAAGGGCCGGGTCGTGCCGGTCAACGTCAACCACCACTACACGCCCCGCGAAGTCGCCGAACTGCTCGCGTACGTCAAGCCGCGTGCGGTCATCTACCACCGGTCGCTGGGCGCCAAGTTCGCCGATGTCCTGCCGCCCGACAGCGCCGAGCTGCTGATCTCGATCGAGGACGGCAGCGACGAAGCAGCCCTGCCGGGCGCGATCGATCTGGAAGATGCGCTGGCGCAGGGTGATCGGGATCAGGACATCGAGCCGTCACCGGATGATGTCCTGATGATCTGCACCGGCGGCACCACGGGTCGACCGAAAGGCGTGATGTGGCGCCAGGCCGACACCTACGCCGTCTCGATGAACGGGGCCGACCATGAGTCGGTCACCGATATCCACGACAAGCTCGGCACTCCTGGCGCGCCGTGGTTCGCCGTGTCCCCGCTGATGCACGCCGCCGGAATGTGGACGGCGTTCGCCGCCGTCCTCAACGGACAGACGGTGGTGCTCTACGACTCACCGAAATTCGACCCGCAGCACGTACTGTCCACCGCGCAGCGGCACAAGGTCGGGATGATGACGATGGTCGGCGATGCCTATGCCGCCCCGCTGGTCGACGAGCTGCGGCGCGGCGACTACGACCTGTCCTCGTTGTTCGCCCTGGCCACCGGGGGAGCGGCGACCAACCTCAAGCACCAGCACGCGTTGCTGGAGCTGCTTCCCAACATCATCCTGATCAATGGCTACGGGTCCTCGGAGACCGGCAACGTCGGGTTCGGCCGCAGCATGCGCGGTGACCACAAGGACACCTTCGAATTGCGCGAGGGCGCACTGGTTCTCGCCGAGGACTACAGCCGATTTCTGGATGCCGGTGAGGATCAGGTCGGCTGGGTGGCCCGCGCTGGCCGGATCCCGCTGGGATATTTCGACGACGCCGACGCCACCCGAAAGACCTTCCCCGAAGTCGACGGTGCCCGGGTGGTGATCTCCGGTGACCGCGGCTCGCTGGCGCCGGACGGGACGCTGCGGCTTCTCGGCCGGGACTCGCTGGTGGTCAACACCGGTGGAGAGAAGGTTTTCGTCGAGGAGGTCGAAGAGGTGCTACGCGCGCATCCTGCCGTCACCGACGCCCTGGTCGTGGGCCGCCCAAGTGAGCGATGGGGGTCGGAGATAGTGGCTCTGATCGCGCTGCGCAACGACGTCGATCCCGAGGTACTGCATGAGCACTGCACCGAACAGCTCGCCCGCTACAAAGCCCCGAAAGAGTTCATCGTCGTCGAACAGGTGAAGCGCCTGGGTAACGGCAAGGCCGACTATCGCTGGGCCAAACAGATTGCCGACAGCAAGGTTTCGTTGCCATGA
- a CDS encoding amidohydrolase family protein has product MTLDYKAIDVDNHYYEPTDSFTRHLPKEFKRRGVQMLTEGKRTFAVIGGVVNHFIPNPTFDPIIEPGCLDLLFRGEIPEGVDPASLMKVDRLSDHPEYQNRDARLKILDKQNLETVFMLPTFACGVEEALKHDVEATMASVHAFNLWLDEDWGFDRPDHRFISAPIISLADPDAAVAEVEFVLSRGAKIVCVRPAPVPGVVKPRSLGDPLHDPVWARLAEAGVPVVFHLSDSGYLAIAAQWGGKATFEGFGKKDPLDQVLLDDRAIHDSMASMIVHQVFTRHPKLKAASIENGSYFVYRLIKRLKKAANTAPYHFKEDPVAQLKNNVWIAPYYEDDVKLLADTIGVDKILFGSDWPHGEGLADPMSFTADIPQFPEFSAEDTRKVMRDNALDLLGVSVSSAA; this is encoded by the coding sequence ATGACTCTGGACTACAAGGCGATTGACGTCGACAACCACTATTACGAGCCGACCGATTCGTTCACCCGGCATCTGCCCAAGGAGTTCAAGCGCCGTGGCGTGCAGATGCTCACGGAGGGAAAGCGCACCTTCGCGGTGATCGGTGGTGTCGTCAACCACTTCATCCCCAACCCGACGTTCGACCCGATCATCGAGCCAGGATGCCTGGATCTGTTGTTCCGCGGTGAGATCCCCGAAGGTGTCGACCCGGCGTCGCTGATGAAGGTCGACCGGCTCAGCGACCACCCCGAATACCAGAACCGGGACGCCCGGCTGAAGATCCTGGACAAACAGAACCTCGAAACCGTGTTCATGCTGCCGACATTCGCGTGCGGCGTCGAGGAGGCGCTCAAGCACGACGTCGAGGCGACCATGGCCTCGGTGCATGCCTTCAACCTATGGCTCGACGAGGACTGGGGCTTCGACCGGCCCGACCACCGGTTCATCTCGGCGCCCATCATCTCACTGGCCGACCCGGACGCCGCGGTCGCGGAGGTCGAGTTCGTGCTGAGCCGCGGCGCGAAGATCGTCTGCGTGCGGCCGGCTCCGGTGCCTGGAGTGGTCAAACCGCGCTCGCTCGGCGACCCGCTGCACGACCCGGTGTGGGCTCGGCTGGCCGAGGCGGGGGTTCCCGTGGTCTTCCACCTGTCCGACAGTGGTTACCTCGCGATCGCGGCGCAGTGGGGCGGCAAGGCAACGTTCGAGGGATTCGGCAAAAAGGATCCGCTGGATCAGGTGCTGCTCGACGACCGCGCCATCCACGATTCGATGGCGTCGATGATCGTGCACCAGGTGTTCACCCGCCATCCGAAGCTCAAGGCGGCCAGCATCGAGAACGGTTCGTACTTCGTCTACCGGCTGATCAAGCGATTGAAGAAGGCGGCCAATACCGCGCCGTACCATTTCAAGGAGGATCCGGTCGCGCAGCTGAAGAACAACGTCTGGATCGCGCCGTACTACGAGGACGACGTCAAGCTGCTGGCCGACACCATCGGCGTGGACAAGATCTTGTTCGGCTCGGACTGGCCGCACGGCGAGGGGCTGGCCGATCCGATGAGTTTCACCGCCGACATTCCGCAGTTCCCCGAATTCAGTGCCGAAGACACCCGGAAGGTGATGCGGGACAACGCATTGGATCTACTCGGCGTGTCCGTGTCGTCGGCGGCCTGA
- a CDS encoding enoyl-CoA hydratase: protein MTETKADLTATSAAAKPVLYEVLDSGVAVLTFNRPERMNGWGGGLAAGFYAGMDAAEADPNVRAIVVTGRGRAFCAGADMGDLASISSASVDSAGEADLTKMVGERHPLFVTTVTKPVIAAINGACAGIGLTQALFCDVRFAAAGAKFTTSFARRGLIAEYGISWILPKVVGWGAALDLLMSGRVFYAEEAFELGMVKEVVPPDELLSRAIEYAEEIAANCAPSSLAVIKRQVYGDALREAEDASRRAETLMHESMQRPDFIEGITAFFEKRPPNFPPLT, encoded by the coding sequence GTGACCGAAACCAAGGCCGACCTAACCGCGACGTCCGCTGCTGCCAAGCCCGTTCTCTACGAAGTGCTCGACAGCGGGGTGGCGGTCCTGACGTTCAACCGTCCCGAACGGATGAACGGGTGGGGCGGTGGCCTGGCCGCCGGCTTCTATGCGGGCATGGATGCTGCCGAGGCCGATCCGAATGTGCGGGCCATCGTGGTGACCGGACGTGGGCGGGCTTTCTGTGCGGGCGCCGATATGGGCGACCTGGCGTCGATCAGTTCGGCCAGTGTCGACAGTGCCGGCGAGGCTGACCTGACCAAGATGGTGGGGGAGCGGCATCCGCTGTTCGTCACCACCGTCACCAAGCCGGTGATCGCCGCGATCAACGGAGCCTGTGCCGGCATCGGGCTCACCCAGGCGTTGTTCTGCGACGTTCGATTCGCCGCGGCCGGCGCCAAGTTCACCACGTCGTTCGCGCGCCGCGGCCTGATCGCCGAGTACGGCATCTCGTGGATTCTGCCGAAAGTCGTCGGCTGGGGCGCGGCGCTGGATCTGCTGATGAGCGGCCGGGTGTTCTACGCCGAGGAGGCGTTCGAGCTCGGCATGGTCAAAGAAGTTGTGCCGCCTGACGAGTTGCTGAGCCGCGCAATTGAATACGCCGAGGAAATCGCCGCCAACTGCGCGCCGAGCTCGTTGGCTGTCATCAAGCGGCAGGTCTATGGCGACGCACTGCGCGAGGCGGAAGACGCCAGCCGGCGAGCCGAGACGCTCATGCACGAATCCATGCAGCGCCCCGATTTCATCGAAGGAATCACCGCGTTCTTCGAGAAGCGGCCCCCGAACTTCCCGCCCCTGACGTGA
- a CDS encoding dihydrodipicolinate synthase family protein produces MATARDARDWARTGLHGIGDSLYTPFSGTDGDEIDWDAYRALVRYCVGELKHPMLWCTSGIAEFWSLTLDERKRLLEVAIEEGRRANPDVVIQACTAATAAKDCLELTRHAQKAGADIAYIQTPMMETHGGEGVLRFFHYVADRTDIALGMFNSPSSGYVLTPAEGARIYAEIPAVCATKEGAFRPGNTRLLHELAPGLVIWECDLTVYRAGWLRAGIVGPAQLGTAGYLNETPQRPIISEYWELVWADKLIDAMDYAERSGLDQFGIDMGNWFTCYPGRPDYFTHWGGAFKYAASLLGLPIGGYPHSRPPQTELPDAGKTQIEKAYRRLGLIEH; encoded by the coding sequence ATGGCCACAGCGCGCGATGCCCGGGACTGGGCACGCACCGGACTGCACGGTATCGGCGACAGCCTCTACACACCGTTTTCCGGAACCGACGGTGACGAGATTGATTGGGACGCCTATCGGGCATTGGTGCGGTACTGCGTCGGGGAGCTCAAGCATCCGATGCTGTGGTGCACCAGCGGTATCGCCGAGTTCTGGTCGCTGACGCTCGATGAGCGAAAGCGGTTGCTGGAAGTCGCAATTGAGGAGGGGCGGCGCGCCAACCCCGACGTCGTCATCCAAGCCTGCACCGCGGCCACGGCCGCCAAGGACTGCCTGGAACTCACCCGGCATGCCCAGAAAGCGGGCGCCGACATCGCCTATATCCAGACGCCGATGATGGAAACCCATGGCGGTGAGGGCGTGCTGCGCTTCTTTCACTACGTCGCCGATCGCACCGACATCGCGCTCGGCATGTTCAACTCGCCATCGTCGGGATACGTGCTGACGCCCGCGGAGGGGGCACGTATCTACGCCGAGATTCCTGCGGTGTGCGCGACGAAGGAGGGTGCCTTCCGTCCGGGAAATACCCGGTTGCTGCACGAGCTGGCGCCGGGCCTGGTGATCTGGGAATGCGATCTCACGGTGTACCGCGCGGGCTGGTTGCGAGCCGGGATCGTCGGCCCCGCCCAGCTGGGGACCGCGGGCTATCTGAACGAAACGCCGCAGCGGCCGATCATCTCCGAGTACTGGGAGCTGGTCTGGGCCGACAAACTCATCGATGCGATGGACTACGCCGAGCGGTCCGGACTCGATCAGTTCGGTATCGACATGGGCAACTGGTTCACCTGCTACCCGGGTCGTCCCGACTACTTCACCCACTGGGGCGGCGCGTTCAAGTACGCCGCGTCCTTGCTGGGATTGCCGATCGGTGGCTATCCGCATTCGCGCCCGCCGCAGACTGAATTGCCCGACGCTGGAAAGACTCAGATCGAGAAGGCATACCGGCGGCTCGGCCTCATCGAACACTGA
- a CDS encoding SDR family NAD(P)-dependent oxidoreductase, with amino-acid sequence MDLGLGDATAVVVGGGRGMGLAAARCLADDGARIALIGRTAAVLDAAAEELSGRGSPDAVGLVADTGDDTQVQHVFAQIRQRWGGRLNILINAVGPSVQGTFDDLTDDQWRTAIDEGALGMVRCVRAALPLLRAAEWARIVNFAAQSTQRQSPRLSAYTAAKAMVASVSKNLSLHLASDEILVNVVSPGSIASEALTGWAESVGVDGNDPYALMAAIDEHFGHPAHLPRAGLPDEIGPVVAFLASKRNSYMTGANINVDGGSDFT; translated from the coding sequence GTGGATCTCGGGCTCGGTGACGCGACCGCCGTCGTGGTCGGCGGCGGTCGCGGAATGGGACTGGCCGCGGCGCGATGCCTGGCCGACGACGGCGCCCGCATCGCGCTGATCGGCCGTACGGCTGCGGTGCTCGACGCTGCGGCCGAAGAACTGAGCGGGCGAGGCAGCCCGGATGCCGTCGGACTGGTGGCCGACACCGGCGACGACACCCAGGTTCAGCACGTGTTCGCCCAGATCCGGCAGCGGTGGGGCGGCCGGCTCAACATCCTCATCAATGCCGTCGGGCCAAGTGTGCAAGGCACTTTCGACGACCTGACCGACGACCAGTGGCGCACCGCGATCGACGAGGGCGCTCTGGGCATGGTCCGTTGTGTGCGGGCGGCGCTACCACTGCTGCGGGCCGCGGAGTGGGCGCGCATCGTCAACTTCGCCGCGCAGTCCACGCAACGGCAGAGCCCGCGGCTGTCGGCATACACCGCAGCCAAGGCCATGGTCGCCAGCGTCTCCAAGAACCTGTCGCTGCACCTCGCGTCCGATGAGATCCTGGTCAACGTCGTCTCACCGGGCAGCATCGCCTCGGAAGCGCTCACCGGCTGGGCCGAGTCGGTCGGTGTCGACGGCAACGATCCCTACGCGCTGATGGCCGCCATCGACGAACATTTCGGCCATCCGGCGCATCTGCCGCGCGCGGGGCTGCCCGACGAGATCGGTCCCGTCGTCGCCTTCCTTGCCTCCAAACGCAACTCGTATATGACCGGCGCCAACATCAACGTCGACGGCGGGTCCGACTTCACCTGA
- a CDS encoding TetR/AcrR family transcriptional regulator: MAKPATAAKRPRRERGSINPDDIIAGAFELAEQVSIDNLSMPLLGKHLGVGVTSIYWYFRKKDDLLNAMTDRALGQYVFATPYVEAADWRETLSNHARAMRKTFMGNPILCDLILIRSALSPRAVRAGEQEVEKAITSLVEAGLSAEDAFDTYSAVSVHVRGSVVLHRLYEKNRAAGEDAHQLEDAIIGNAESTPLLAKVSAEGHRIGGADEHNFEFGLECILDHAAALIEEGKKSSSPKSRRKG, encoded by the coding sequence GTGGCCAAGCCAGCGACCGCCGCCAAGCGGCCCCGGCGCGAGCGTGGGTCGATCAATCCCGACGACATCATCGCGGGTGCCTTCGAACTCGCCGAGCAGGTGTCGATCGACAACCTGAGCATGCCTTTGCTGGGCAAGCACCTCGGCGTCGGCGTCACCAGCATCTACTGGTACTTCCGCAAGAAGGACGACCTGCTCAACGCGATGACCGACCGGGCTCTGGGCCAGTATGTGTTCGCCACGCCCTACGTCGAGGCGGCCGACTGGCGTGAGACGTTGTCGAACCATGCGCGCGCGATGCGAAAGACATTCATGGGCAACCCGATCCTGTGCGATCTGATCCTGATCCGCTCGGCGCTGAGCCCGCGGGCAGTGCGGGCCGGTGAGCAGGAGGTCGAGAAGGCGATCACCAGTCTGGTCGAGGCCGGCCTGTCCGCCGAAGACGCATTCGACACCTATTCGGCGGTGTCGGTGCACGTTCGCGGTTCGGTTGTGCTGCACCGGCTTTACGAGAAGAACCGGGCCGCCGGCGAGGATGCCCACCAGCTCGAGGACGCGATCATCGGCAATGCCGAGAGCACGCCGCTGCTCGCCAAGGTCAGCGCCGAGGGGCACCGGATCGGCGGCGCCGATGAGCACAACTTCGAGTTCGGCCTGGAGTGCATCCTCGACCACGCGGCGGCGCTCATCGAGGAAGGCAAGAAATCCTCATCGCCGAAGTCGCGCCGGAAGGGTTAG
- a CDS encoding thiolase family protein, with the protein MPEPVIVGAVRTAIGRSFKGTLVNTPPEVLLGAVLPEVVRRGGIDPNAIDDVIIAESHYGGGDLARYAALVAGFENAPGQAVNRHCAGSLTAIGNASAQIGSGMERVLVAGGVQSLSMTPLMNQRIPGPELKFEERWLPPIHVETPDAPARDMSITVGWNTAQSYGISREQLDEWAARSHQRAVAAQDAGKFADEIIPLKVEQFDGSVTEFAVDEHPRRDTTVEKLAGLKVLHPEIEGFSITAGNSSGTNDAAAAVALTERDYASSNSLDVLATVKAWGAAGVPARDTGLGAVAVIGKVLGRAGLKPSDVALWEINEAFASVPIAACKEYGIDEELVNFSGSGCSLGHPIAASGARMITTLIYELRRRGGGIGVAAMCAGGGQGGAVVIEV; encoded by the coding sequence ATGCCCGAACCAGTCATTGTCGGTGCCGTCCGGACCGCGATCGGTCGCTCGTTCAAGGGCACGCTGGTCAACACCCCGCCCGAGGTGCTGCTGGGCGCCGTGCTGCCCGAGGTGGTTCGCCGCGGTGGCATCGACCCGAACGCGATCGACGACGTCATCATCGCCGAATCGCATTACGGCGGCGGCGATCTCGCCCGCTACGCCGCGCTGGTCGCGGGCTTCGAGAACGCGCCCGGTCAGGCCGTCAACCGGCACTGCGCGGGCAGCCTCACGGCAATCGGCAACGCCTCGGCTCAGATCGGTTCGGGCATGGAGCGCGTGCTCGTCGCCGGTGGTGTGCAGTCACTGTCGATGACGCCCCTGATGAACCAGCGCATCCCCGGCCCAGAGCTGAAGTTCGAAGAGCGCTGGCTGCCGCCGATCCACGTCGAGACCCCCGATGCGCCGGCGCGCGACATGTCGATCACCGTCGGCTGGAACACCGCCCAGTCCTACGGGATCAGCCGGGAACAGCTCGACGAATGGGCCGCGCGCAGCCATCAGCGTGCCGTCGCCGCCCAGGACGCGGGCAAGTTCGCCGACGAAATCATCCCGCTGAAGGTCGAGCAGTTCGACGGCTCGGTCACCGAATTTGCCGTCGACGAGCACCCGCGCCGCGACACCACGGTCGAGAAGCTCGCCGGTCTCAAGGTGCTGCACCCCGAGATCGAGGGATTCTCGATCACCGCCGGTAACAGCAGCGGAACCAACGACGCGGCCGCCGCCGTCGCCCTGACCGAGCGCGACTACGCGAGCTCCAACTCACTCGACGTGCTGGCCACCGTGAAGGCGTGGGGAGCCGCGGGCGTGCCCGCGCGCGACACCGGCCTCGGCGCGGTCGCCGTCATCGGCAAGGTGCTCGGCCGGGCGGGCCTGAAGCCGTCGGACGTAGCGTTGTGGGAGATCAACGAGGCCTTCGCCTCGGTGCCGATCGCGGCTTGCAAGGAGTACGGCATCGACGAGGAGCTGGTGAACTTCTCCGGCAGCGGCTGCAGTCTCGGCCACCCCATCGCGGCCTCCGGCGCCCGGATGATCACCACGCTGATCTACGAGCTGCGCCGTCGGGGCGGCGGCATCGGTGTCGCGGCGATGTGCGCCGGCGGCGGCCAGGGCGGCGCGGTCGTCATCGAGGTCTAG
- a CDS encoding enoyl-CoA hydratase/isomerase family protein, producing MTDDDRVLFEVDRDKRIATITLNNPAQRNSYDAQMRETVGRHLDAVAEDDDITVVLLRGAEGVFSTGANMNNAYAWYGEESEAQAKRRPSQRRRLTVDRRSFGFYHNLMGFPKVTVGEISGYALGGGFEMALMTDISVIARDTKIGMPATRFLGPALGSLHMFFHRLGPVLARRLLLTGDIITAGDVEHLGVFTDTCDAGSVAARARYWAEKAAKMPADGVVIAKEAFRLVEQSQAYQGEEVASYLFHAYGTNLQFAPGEFNFVKTRAQVGAKEAFRLRDEHFFVPEP from the coding sequence ATGACGGACGACGACCGCGTGCTGTTCGAGGTGGATCGCGACAAGCGCATCGCCACCATCACGCTGAACAACCCCGCGCAACGCAACTCCTACGACGCCCAGATGCGGGAGACCGTCGGCCGCCACCTGGATGCCGTTGCCGAGGACGACGACATCACCGTCGTGCTGTTGCGGGGTGCGGAGGGGGTGTTCTCCACGGGCGCGAACATGAACAACGCGTACGCCTGGTACGGCGAGGAGTCCGAGGCGCAGGCGAAACGCCGGCCCAGCCAACGTCGCCGACTCACGGTGGACCGCAGGTCATTCGGCTTCTACCACAACCTGATGGGCTTCCCGAAGGTGACGGTCGGGGAGATCAGCGGGTACGCGCTCGGCGGCGGTTTCGAGATGGCGTTGATGACCGATATCTCGGTCATCGCGCGCGACACCAAGATCGGGATGCCGGCGACCCGGTTCCTCGGACCCGCGTTGGGCAGCCTGCACATGTTCTTCCACCGGCTCGGCCCGGTCTTGGCCCGGCGGCTGCTGCTGACCGGTGACATCATCACCGCGGGCGACGTCGAGCACCTCGGCGTCTTCACCGACACCTGCGACGCCGGCTCGGTCGCGGCCCGGGCTCGCTACTGGGCCGAGAAGGCGGCCAAGATGCCTGCCGACGGCGTCGTCATCGCCAAGGAGGCCTTCCGGCTCGTCGAGCAGAGCCAGGCCTACCAGGGTGAAGAAGTTGCCAGCTATTTGTTCCACGCGTACGGCACCAACCTGCAGTTCGCACCGGGGGAGTTCAACTTCGTCAAGACCCGGGCCCAGGTCGGGGCCAAAGAGGCGTTCCGGCTGCGTGACGAGCACTTTTTCGTGCCAGAACCGTGA
- a CDS encoding FadR/GntR family transcriptional regulator translates to MGDAADRRMTAAAPRIRQPRVAEIVASRLRDDILSGRLREGDVLPSQESLFTEFGVSPPALREAIHMLEVDGLVSVRRGNMGGAVVHSPSADRTAHMISMVLQSRSSTPADVSGALMHLEPICAGMCAAREDRLTEVVPYLQAEIDRQEAQFDDTSQYVPNARRFHEALVSRCGNEPMILLIGSLEVIWSAHESSVWSDEPDPMRHKTMRAALRDHHKMLDAIRDGNADRAVRLAQDHLAAARRNTLAFGRDRTIEAKLISNPDPR, encoded by the coding sequence ATGGGTGACGCCGCGGACCGACGGATGACCGCCGCCGCACCGCGTATTCGTCAGCCCCGCGTCGCCGAGATCGTCGCCTCGCGGCTGCGCGACGACATCCTGTCGGGCCGGCTGCGGGAAGGTGATGTCCTGCCCTCGCAGGAGAGCCTGTTCACCGAGTTCGGCGTCAGCCCGCCCGCGCTGCGGGAGGCGATTCACATGCTCGAGGTCGACGGCCTGGTGTCGGTGCGCCGCGGCAACATGGGCGGCGCCGTCGTGCATTCACCGTCGGCCGACCGCACCGCCCACATGATCAGCATGGTGCTGCAATCGCGTTCCTCGACCCCGGCCGACGTCAGCGGGGCGCTGATGCACCTGGAGCCGATCTGCGCAGGCATGTGCGCTGCCCGCGAGGATCGGCTGACCGAGGTCGTACCGTACTTGCAGGCCGAAATCGACCGGCAGGAAGCACAATTCGACGACACATCGCAGTATGTCCCGAACGCCCGACGCTTTCACGAGGCACTGGTGTCTCGGTGCGGCAACGAGCCGATGATCTTGCTGATCGGTTCGCTGGAGGTGATCTGGTCGGCCCACGAGTCGTCCGTGTGGAGCGACGAGCCGGACCCGATGCGGCACAAGACCATGCGCGCCGCGCTTCGCGATCACCACAAGATGCTCGACGCCATCCGCGACGGCAACGCCGACCGCGCGGTTCGGCTGGCGCAGGACCACCTCGCCGCCGCGCGCCGCAACACCCTGGCTTTCGGCCGGGACAGAACTATTGAGGCCAAGCTCATTTCGAACCCGGACCCCAGGTGA
- a CDS encoding enoyl-CoA hydratase/isomerase family protein, protein MGDGARAADGVVTTSRDGAVLHIVLDRIDRRNSLSHSMIDALTGTLVAAASDDALRAVHLSGAGSDFCAGVDWVGSNSGAQRPRTGDLVRRIPHTAHRVIELVHTLHLPVVCTVRGWAAGMGCNLALAADFTVAATDAVFWEPFLARGFSPDSGSTWLLPRLVGIARAKEMLLLGEKVDGATAAQWGLIHRSVDDADLDATVAALLDRLASGPTVAIGLAKQAVNYGQHATLSQAMTQELFNLELSCRTSDFKEGLAAFREKRAPGFTGR, encoded by the coding sequence GTGGGTGACGGGGCCCGGGCGGCCGACGGAGTCGTGACGACATCACGCGATGGTGCCGTGCTGCACATCGTGCTCGACCGGATTGACCGGCGTAACTCCCTGAGCCACAGCATGATCGACGCTCTCACCGGCACGCTGGTCGCCGCGGCGAGCGACGATGCATTGCGCGCGGTCCATCTCAGCGGAGCCGGGTCGGACTTTTGCGCAGGCGTGGACTGGGTGGGCTCGAACAGTGGCGCGCAGCGCCCCCGCACCGGCGACCTGGTCCGTCGCATCCCACACACCGCGCACCGGGTCATCGAACTGGTCCACACCCTGCACCTACCCGTCGTGTGCACGGTCCGCGGGTGGGCGGCCGGTATGGGCTGCAATCTGGCGCTGGCCGCTGACTTCACCGTGGCCGCCACCGACGCCGTGTTCTGGGAGCCGTTCCTGGCCCGCGGCTTCAGCCCGGACTCCGGCTCCACCTGGTTGCTGCCCCGGCTGGTGGGAATCGCCCGCGCCAAGGAGATGCTGCTACTCGGCGAGAAGGTCGATGGCGCGACGGCGGCGCAGTGGGGTCTCATTCATCGCAGCGTCGACGATGCCGACCTCGATGCAACCGTGGCGGCGCTGCTGGACCGGCTGGCATCCGGCCCGACCGTCGCGATCGGACTGGCCAAGCAGGCCGTCAACTACGGTCAGCATGCGACCCTGAGCCAGGCCATGACGCAGGAGTTGTTCAACCTCGAACTATCCTGCCGGACATCGGACTTCAAAGAAGGCCTGGCGGCTTTCCGAGAGAAGCGTGCACCCGGCTTCACCGGGCGATGA
- a CDS encoding enoyl-CoA hydratase/isomerase family protein: MSYDTIGYEVEGHTATITLNRPEALNALSPHMITELRAAYDQAESDDNIWLLIVTATGRAFCTGADVKEIPEDGKVINERPYLSTYDQWEAPQEGTPPFRRMAKPVIVAINGICCGAGLDWVTTGDIVIASEKATFFDPHVSIGLVAGREMVRLARVLPRTVALRMAMMGKHERMDAARAYELGLITEIVEHDRLLERAHEIADIVTRNAPLAVRGTRLAIIKGREIPMHEAEMLAEAFRERNLHTVDSLEGPKAFVEKRLPEWQCR, from the coding sequence ATGTCCTACGACACCATCGGCTACGAGGTCGAGGGCCACACCGCCACGATCACGCTGAACCGGCCCGAGGCGCTCAACGCGTTGAGCCCGCACATGATCACCGAGTTGCGCGCCGCGTATGACCAGGCGGAGAGCGACGACAACATCTGGCTGCTGATCGTCACCGCGACGGGACGCGCCTTCTGCACCGGTGCCGACGTCAAGGAGATTCCCGAAGACGGCAAGGTGATCAACGAGCGGCCCTATCTGTCCACCTATGACCAATGGGAGGCTCCCCAGGAAGGCACTCCGCCGTTCCGGCGGATGGCCAAGCCGGTGATCGTGGCGATCAACGGAATCTGTTGCGGCGCAGGTCTGGACTGGGTGACCACGGGTGACATCGTGATCGCGTCGGAGAAGGCGACGTTCTTCGACCCGCACGTGTCGATCGGTCTGGTCGCGGGCCGGGAGATGGTGCGGCTGGCGCGGGTGTTACCGCGTACGGTGGCGCTGCGGATGGCGATGATGGGCAAACATGAGCGCATGGACGCCGCACGCGCCTATGAGCTCGGCCTGATCACCGAAATCGTGGAACACGACCGGCTTCTCGAGCGGGCCCACGAGATCGCCGACATCGTGACCCGCAACGCACCCCTGGCCGTGCGCGGCACCCGGCTGGCGATCATCAAGGGCCGCGAAATCCCGATGCACGAGGCCGAAATGCTCGCCGAGGCATTCCGTGAGCGCAACCTGCACACCGTCGACTCGCTCGAAGGACCCAAGGCCTTCGTCGAGAAGCGCCTACCCGAATGGCAATGCCGATGA